In Oceanispirochaeta sp. M1, the sequence CTGCTCACAATTTTACAGCCGATCTATGAGGAAGACTTTCACCCCTCAAGCTATGGATACCGTCCCCGTAGGAGCTGTCACCAGGCAATCAGCAAAGCGAGTCTGTTTATGCGAAAGTATGAACTGCACCACGTTGTTGATATGGATCTTTCCCGTTGTTTTGATACCCTTGATCATGATCTTATTCTTAAGTTTATGAGAAAGCGTGTTAGTGATGGGAGTATTCTTGCTTTGGTGAATAAGTTTCTTAAAAGTGGAGTCATGAAGGGCAACCGGATTGATGAAGTAACTGAGGGCAGTCCGCAGGGAGGAGTTATAAGTCCACTACTAGCGAACATCTATCTGAATGAGTTTGATCAATTTATGATGAAACGGAATTACAGGATTGTGCGTTACGCGGATGATATTCTCATCATGTGCAGTTCGCAAAGATCGGCCAGTCATGCTCTGGATGTAGCAACAGATTTTCTTGAAAACACCTTGCGATTGACTGTGAACAGGGAGAAGACGCACATAACCGATGGTTTACGTGGTGTCCGATTTCTTGGAGTTGTTATCTTTAACCGCTACACTGTGATTCAGGATGAGAAGATCAAAGCTTTCAAGATGAAAGTGAAAAGCCTAACCAAAAAGTGTCAGGGTATGAATCTGGAAATGGTGATTCGGAGACTGAATCCTTTATTAAGAGGATTTGGA encodes:
- a CDS encoding reverse transcriptase domain-containing protein: LLTILQPIYEEDFHPSSYGYRPRRSCHQAISKASLFMRKYELHHVVDMDLSRCFDTLDHDLILKFMRKRVSDGSILALVNKFLKSGVMKGNRIDEVTEGSPQGGVISPLLANIYLNEFDQFMMKRNYRIVRYADDILIMCSSQRSASHALDVATDFLENTLRLTVNREKTHITDGLRGVRFLGVVIFNRYTVIQDEKIKAFKMKVKSLTKKCQGMNLEMVIRRLNPLLRGFGNYFRIANCKNLFKSLMEWIRRRLRAVQLKL